The segment TGCCTATGCAAGGAGCAGTTACGCATCTTCAGAATTGTATTTGAATGGTGGATGGAACTCTATTACTTCCCAAGCAGTTGACATGGAGCAGTTAATCGAACGTGGAGAAATACCTGAAATAGCAGGTTCAGTAGATGAGGGGATTATTGTCACAACGGATTTTGCGAAATCAGAAGGAATAGCTATTGGCGACGAAATTCCGTTAGGTGTATATAATTTTGACCTACAGCAAGTTGAAGAAATTGCACCTTCAAAAGTGGTGGGGATTATTGAACCGAAAAATACGCATAGTGATGTGTATTTTGACTGGTCATCTGAAATTGTTCAATTACCTCCGTCTATTCACCTCCGAGATATTATGGTGCAAACTTCGGATATCGAGCAAACATTAAGTGAACTAAGCTTTCTACATGAGCGATGGCCGGCGTTGGCATTTTCAGACTATGACACATATACTGCGGAAATTGAACAGGTGTATTACCAACGTTGGAGCTTACTTATGGGTGTATTAATTGTGCTTGTAGTAGCCACTTGTTTAGGGGTCATTCAAACATTGCTCCATACGGTTTATGGCAAACGCACAGATTATGCAATCCAGCGTTTAATCGGGCTTACACCCAATGGGCTCATGAAGCTTATTTTATCGCAAGTGTTGTCATTCGTTTTATACGGGCTCGCTGTAGGTACACTTATTGGATTGGCATTTACGAAATTATTAGCACTCGTTGATCAAGGCTCGCCAATTCTCTTTGATTTTAGAATATTGCTTGGCGTGAGCGCATTCTTTTTATTTGCGGTCATCGTTATTTTTAGTGTACAAGGTTATTGGATTAGTAGAAAAACGTTGGCAAATGAATTAGTGGAGTAATATAGGCAGGATGTTTCGATTGTATTGGAGCATCCTGTTTTTTGTTATGTTTTATATAAATTCAACGACGCTTTGGGAACTATCCTGAAAATAAAATCCATAAATAAACATTTATGATATAATTTATAAAATAAATCTAACGAGAAGGAGGGGGATTTATGAGTTTTTATCGAAGAAGATTTTGGGTAATACTTTAATCTTTTGGATACTATTCATTTTATTAGGACCAATTGGATTTTATTTAGTTTTTATGGAACATGATTCAAAAGGTTTTTATTTTTTAATTTTAATGTGTGGTTTAATGATTCTTTTTGAAAGTGTTATATTTAAAAAATATAACAGATAAATAAAACATCCATAATTTTATTACTCATAACGTATACAAAACAAATCTAAATAACGCAGCAGTAGAATTTAATAAAAAGGGGGCAAATATTGATTAAGAAAAAACGAATTATTATCATAATAGTAATCATTGCTATAGGTTTATTTATATATATAATTAATGGTAATAGGGGGAAAATGGTTATTTATGAAGGTTTTCTAAATCTGTCTGAAATTGAATATCTAGAGGTTGTAGGAATTGATAATAAGTTACCTACTAAAATTACAGATACTGATGATATCCAAAGAATAATTCTTCTTCTTCAACAACTTAATGGACCCATAGAATTTGAACATATACCATCAGATGAAGCTTTGTTTGGATTAAGCATAGTCCTAAAAGAACATTATCCGAGTTCAGAAATTATAATTTATCAGGATAAAGTCTTTCATGGACAAGGAAGAAATGTATCTGAAGAACTTGTGAATGAATTGGTTGTAACTATTGAAAGTTCTTTTTAAGCCAACGGGTGTTTAGTGCAATAAGGATTTATAACGTATACAAAACTAAACCTAATAACGTTCTCAAATGCAAGCTTGGTAATATTTAAAACAGCGAAAAATACTGTTAAATCAGTGTTTGTCGTTGTTTTTTATAGAAAATAACACTCTGAGATGCTGCGATAAATAATTTTAAAGAAGACTGTTCGTTCCACTGGTTCTGAATGGGGATAACATATAAATAGAATCTCAATGAAATGTTACCAAGGGCACTTAGGGGCGTTTTAATTTAACCACCGTTACTTGTGGTAAAATTATATAAGGAGGGATGAGTGATGAAAATTAAATACTCTATAGTTGATGTTTTTTCACAAGGCAAATATACAGGAAATCAACTTGCAGTTTTTAAAAATGCTGAAAAAATTCCAGAGAATGAAATGCAACAAATAGCCAAGGAAATTAATTTTTCTGAGTCTACTTTTATCTTATCAAATATCAAAAAAGATAATGGCTATGACGTTCGAATTTTCACTCCTAATGAAGAGATTCCTTTTGCTGGACATCCGACTTTAGGAACTGCATATGTCATTCAAAATGAAATATTAGAAAGCCCCTGTGATAGACTCATTTTAAATTATAAAGCTGGACAGATTCCTGTTTCGTTCGATAATCAAGAAGAAATTATATGGATGAAACAAAATGAACCAACTTTTGGACAGGTTTTAGATGCAAATAAGGTTTCCGATGTTTTAAATATAGATAAAGATTCCATTGATAATAGATTTCCTATCCAGGAAGTTTCAACTGGACTTCCAGTAATTATTGTACCTTTAAAATCTTTAGAAGCAGTAAAAAATGTAAGAATAGATAGAGAAAAATACTTTGAATTAATTGAACATACTGATGCAAAAGGAATTATGGTTTTTTCTCCTGAAGCGTATAGTTCTGAAAATGATTTAAATGTTCGAGACTTTGCAGATTATTATGGTATTCCCGAAGACGCAGCTACTGGAAGTTCTAATGGATGTTTAGCATCTTTTTTAATTAAATATCGATATTTCCAAAGAGGAGAAATAGATGTTCGAGTAGAACAGGGGTATGAAATTAACAGACCTTCTTTATTGTTTTTAAAGGCAAGTGATGATAACGGGAGAATCAACATTTATGTAGGAGGTAAAGTAGAAAAAATTGCCCAGGGAGAATGGTTTTTATAATAATTTTTTCTTCAGCTAACGGTTACTTTAGTACAACAAGGATTTATAACGTATACAAAATAAACGTAAATAACGTTCCAAAACAAAAATTTGGGAGACACCAAAAGCCATGAAATGTTGTTAAATCAACGTTTCATGGCTTTTCTGCTAAACAATGTTTATACAGGACTATATACATTTCCTTCAAAAGCTAATCATAGCAATATTTTAGGGGTATTTGGAACACAGTTGCACTTTCGACTTTAATGAATAAAATTATGCATATTTATAACGTTGTAAATGCAGTATTATAACGCTCTATTTACAGCGCTCCTGTTGCTAACATTATATTTTCTGGAGCCGTACAACGTGATTTGAGGGATAATCACTGTAAATCAATCACAATCGGCTCTAAATCAATTTCAATATGCCCCTTACCATACATTAAGCTCGCAATTGCGACAGGTTGAATGATAAGCTCAGTAGCATCTTCATGAATTGCGCCAAAAGTGGTAGATCCTTCAAATGTTCGGTAGCCATCGGATGTTTTCCCGCCACCTCCAGTTCCCTCCATATATTGATTACCAAGATTATCTGTAATATTGAAAATAGGTGTTACTTCTTTCCACTTTTTTAGTAAGCTTTCTTGAACTTCTTGATTATAAGAAAGTATTGTTGAAACATTTGTGTATTCAATGGATTGAAGGGTAAAACTCACTTCTGAATTGGCAACTGTTTCATTCACAAGCTGTACGTTACCTGCTAAACGGTCAAGTGAAAAGGCAAATGACCAATCACCTTCGACCTCCATATTTGTAACCGTATTATAAAAAGCTTTAGGTTTCCATGTGACTTCAACAGTTTCAGGATAAACATCGTTTTTAAAACGAGGTGTGAAACTAGCAAGTCCTACATAACGATTATCACTTATTTTTGAGATGCGATCACTTCCACCTCTGCCACGAGCTCCAACAACATCAAACCAATGAGGTCCACGAACATGCATTAACTCGCCAAAATCATGTTCTGTTTCAATCGCATAGGATACGGTAATATTTGTCCCATCGTATACTGCACTGTCAATCATAACGGTCATACCACTACTTGTTTGCGCCAATCCAACCTCACTGGAGAACGTTTCAAAATTTGTAAATTGCTTATATTCATCATCAAAATAGCGAATGACATTGTCCATAAATGGTAGCTGTGATGCTATAGAAGGGAAGGCAAAGCTTGTTGCAGCTGTCGCACTAATAAGTAGGATGGCCGCTACGGAAATTTTGCGCCAAAGTGGTGTTTTCTTCCGTTTTTTTAGGACATGCTGTTTAACACGAGCTTTTTCCATGTTCGTTACTTCTTCTAATTCAAGCTGATCCACATCGAGCTCTATCCATTCTTTCATACTCATATTAATCGCTCCTTTAATTTTGGATTGGTCGCCAATACTTTTTTTCCACGGTATAACCGATTATCGACGGCAGCTTTTGTTAGTCCGAGTGAATGTGCAATCTCGCTATTGGATAGTTCTAAATAGTATTTCATCATAAAGATATTGCGATCGAGTTCTTCTAATTGACTGAGTGCAAATAAAATTTCGTTTTTCGCCTCTTTTTGTATAAGTCTCTGTTCGGTTTGCAAAGCACTCGCTGTTTGTTCAAGCGGCGCATCGGATTGCTCATTAACTCGCTGTTTTTCACTTTGGCGATAGCGATCAATTGCTTTATATTTCGTAATCATACTAAGCCACTTTTTGAAATCTTCAGGTTCTCCTTGAAATTGATTTGCATTTTGCCAGACGGCTAGAAAAACATCATTAATGCATTCATCAATATCTGAGCGCTTTTGATTGTGTAATATTTTCATCGAGATCGTTTTTACGAGTGGCATATATGCATCAATAATGTACTCAAGTGCATCTTCCTTTTGTTTTTTTAATCGCAAAATAAAATTTGCCGGTGTACTTTTCATTTATTTCGCTCCCTTTTCTATTGAAAAAGCCTTTTCACTTAATACAACGAGTGAATGTATAAATTATTCTCAAAAAGTAGATGGATTGATTAGTATAACGGATAGAAAGTTGAAAGTGATGGATAAAAATCAAAAAGTAATGGATAGAACCTCCAAAGTGCCGGATAGAACAAATTCAGGTCAGCCTCCAAGCGAATTTTCCCGGACACAAGCAGTAAATTCTGAATGAAAAAGCTTAATTAGTAAGTCAATATTGGTACAATTTTCTTCTTTTTCTTTAAATTATGTTTATTCTTTGTAACTTTCGGGCAACACTGGACGAAATTCACCAAATTATTACAGAGGAGGAGCATTATGTTGAAGTTTAAAGTTTTTTTTATCTTTGCAATTATTGCAATTTCGATGAATTCGGTAACATATGCAGCAATGGAATATCCTGCACCAATACATGATAACAATATTGCCGATATATATATCGATAAAGAAATGGGTTTATACGGTTGGAATAGGGATACTTTAGATTCGTCAGTCACCTTTAACGATGATTTAGTAGAAGAGGTTTATACCGTCGTTGAGGGAGATAATTTGTACCGCATTGCATTAGCGCATGATATTCCACTTGATTCACTCATAAGTCAAAATCAGTTAAACGACTATTTGATTTACCCTGGACAACAATTGAATGTAGAGGGTGAGGATGCAAATGGAATAACCGTTGAGGAAAATGAGCCAGAAAAGCAGGAGGAAATCATCGTAACGGTGAATAATCCACCACCTGCAGTAGAAGTAAAGGAGGAAGTAGAGCCCCCCGAACCTGACGTGGACTCTAAAGAAATGGTTGTGACCGCAACGGCATATACGGCTTATTGTACAGGCTGTTCTGGGACGACCGCTTACGGTATTGATTTGCGCGCCAATCCAAATCGAAAAGTAATCGCCGTTGATCCACGGGTCATTCCCCTTGGTACAAAGGTATGGGTGGAAGGTTACGGGGAAGCGATTGCTGGAGATACGGGTGGAGCTATTAAAGGAAATAAAATTGACGTATTTATTCCATCTTATGATAATGCGATGGCATGGGGCGTTAAAACGGTAAAGTTAAAAGTATTAAATTAACTCGCTTCATTGAAATGAATTGCGCTGTTACCTGCACAATGTAGGTAGCAGCATAATTCAAAAATTGAAGTAGACAGACAGATAGATAGCTGTGGAGTTTTTTAAATTATGTAACAATTCATTATGTTCCATTGAAGTTTACCCTTATTTTGTTAAAATGAAATAAAACAATGAGGGGGCTTTAAAATGGATTCAAAAAAAATTGGGTTTATCGGAACAGGCGTTATGGGTACAAGTATTGTTAAACATTTATTAAATGCAGGTCACGACGTAACGATTTATACACGGACTAGAAGTAAGGCGGATGTATTAATCTCACTCGGTGCGAAATGGGCTGCGACACCGGCAGAAGCGAGTAAGGAACAACAAATTATTTTTACAATGGTAGGCTATCCAGCTGATGTGGAAGAAGTATATAACGGGGAGAATGGTATTTTTTCATCTGTGGCATCAGGGGCGATTGTTGTGGATATGACAACATCAGAGCCAACATTAGCACAAAAACTATATATAAAAGCAAAAGAAATAGGCATACATAGTCTCGATGCACCTGTATCAGGTGGGGATGTTGGGGCGAAAAATGGTACTTTATCGTTAATGGTTGGGGGCGATGAGGAAATTTTCGAACAGCTAAAACCAATTTTTGAAGTGTTTGGTCAAAATATTATTTACCAGGGGCATGCAGGTGCGGGACAGCATACGAAAATGTGTAATCAAATTGCGATTGCATCTGGCATGATTGGCATTTGTGAATCGATGGCTTATGGCTTGCGTGCAGGTTTAAAAATGGAAGAAGTGTTGCGCTCGATTACTGCTGGTGCAGCTGGGTCATGGTCATTATCCAATTTAGCTCCACGTATTCTTAACGAAGATTTAGCCCCAGGTTTCTATATTAAACATATGATTAAAGATATGAAAATTGCACTAGATGAGGCGGAACGTATGAATTTACAACTACCGGGCTTAAGCTTAGCAAAATCAATGTATGACAAATTGTTAGAAGAAGGCTACGGGGAAAATGGTACACAAGCATTAATTAAGAACTATCGTTAATTGTACTATTTGATAGTATTTATCCCAATTTGTGTCACAAAACGTTTATATGAGATTTTAATCCCCTGTGATACAATGGATGTATATTAAACTTGGTAAATTGGAAGGAGTGGCATACTTTGGAGAACTCAAAAGGAATCTTACTAGAGAGTGGCACGAATGAACTAGAAATTGTTGAATTCGAAGTTGCTAATAATAAATTTGGTATTAATGTAATTAAAGTAAAGGAAATTATCCAGCCGATCCCCGTTACATTTATTCCGCATGTACACCCTCATGTGGAGGGCATTATTCAATTGCGCGGCGAGGTATTGCCGGTTGTAGATATGTTAAAGGTTTTAGGCATTCCAACGGACGTTCGCAGCCCACAGCAAAAATACATCGTAGCAGAGTTCAATAAACAACGCGTTGTATTCCATGTAGATAATGTCACGCAAATTCACCGTATTTCATGGGATCAGATTGAAAAACCGTCTGATATGTATCAAGGTGGCACATCTCAAGTAATCGGCGTTATTAAGCGTAATGATGAAATGATTTTATTATTAGACTTTGAACGTATTATGGTCGATATAAACCCAGAATCAAGCATTAGTGTGGATGCAGTTAAAAAGCTTGGTAAGCGTGAACGTACAGAGAAGAAAGTCGTAATTGCAGAAGATTCGCCTTTATTACGTAAACTGTTATTTGATACGATGAATGAGGCAGGCTATGTGAATACCGAGTTTTTCGAAAATGGACGGGATGCTTATGAATACTTAGAAACGCTTGTGAAAGCCGACAAAAACATTGAAAACCATGTACAAATGGTTGTAACTGATATTGAAATGCCGCAAATGGATGGTCACCATTTAACGAAAAAGATTAAAGAACATGCAGATTTGAAAAAATTACCGGTTATCATTTTCTCTAGCTTAATTACAGATGATTTACGTCATAAAGGTGATCAAGTTGGAGCAGAAGAACAAATTTCAAAACCTGAAATTGCCGAGTTAATTTTAAAAATGGATAAGTTAATTTTATAATTTAGCTGTAAATGAAAAAATGAAAAGTTAAGCCGGATACTTGAAAAAGTAATTCCGGCTTTTTTTGAAAAAACTGTATGATTTTGTGTTAAAAGTAATTTGATGTAATTATATTTCAGCAAGAGGTGACAGCGTAAAATGGAAAATTTAAAAACGGCCATTATCGATATTGGTTCCAACACCATTCGCTTAGTGTTATATTCATACGATAAAAATGAGGGCTTACGTGAATTTGGCAATATAAAAACAGTCGCACGTTTAAGAACGTATATTTTGCCCAGTGGTGAAATGTCTGAGGAAGGGATTCTTCTTTTAACGGATATATTGAATTCATTTAAGCTCATATTAGCTGATTATCGTGTAACCGATGTCAAAGCTGCCGCAACAGCTGCGGTAAGACAAGCGATCAACAACGCTGAAATCATTGCGCGAATGAAAGAAAAAACAGGCTTGTCCATCGATATTTTAAGCGAAGAAGAAGAAGCGTATTATGGATTTGTTGCAGTGGCAAATTCAATGGATACGCCTTCTGCTATTACAATTGATATTGGTGGGGGCTCCACAGAAATTACTGTATTTAAAAATAAAAAGTTGCAAAAAACAATTAGTTTTCCGTTTGGTACGGTCTCACTTATGCAAAAGTTCGTGCGTGGTACGATTATTAGTACAGATGAAAGGGAACAATTACGGAGCTTTGTCACCAATCAATTTTCGTCTGTAGAATGGATGAAAGAAATAAAATTGCCTGTCATTGCAATTGGGGGGAGTGCGCGAAATATCGCTCAAATCCATCAACAACAGATGGACTATCCACTATCTGGCGTTCACCAATACGAAATGAAATTAAATAACTTAGTGGACTTACAAAATCAATTAACAAAACTTACCTTTGAGGAATTGAAACAATTAGATGGTTTATCTTCGGACCGAGCAGATAGCATTGTTCTTGCATTAGAAGTTTTTATTGCGCTAATGACGGCTGTACATACAGATGTCATCCAAATTAGTAAAAAAGGGTTACGGGAAGGGCTTATCATTAGTCGTGTTTTACAGGAGAACCCACAAGCTTACGATAAGTATAATGTGTTTGATGACAACGCACGGCGGCTAGCGTTAACTTATAATCGTTCTGAGAAGGAAGTAGAGACGCTCGTTCAGTTAGCCTCGCAATTTTACGAGCAATGCTGTCAATTGAATTTACTGATCTATGAGGAAAATGATTTTCAGTTATTGAGAAGGGCGGCGCGTGTGTATGCTATTGGTGAATATATTGAGCTAGATTCTTCCAGTCAGCATACGTTCTATTTAATTTCAAATCAATCAATCAATGGTTTATCACATGTAGAGCGCGTGAAATTGGCATTATTAGCATCTTATAAAAACCGCGACTATTTCCAACGTTTTGCAGAGCCTTTTGAAACGTGGATTTCAAAGGATGACTTAAAAAAATTGCGGGATTTTGGCGCGATACTTAAGTTTGTGTATGCATTAAATATGACGAAACGAAATGTTGTAAAAAATATGGCAATGGAAAAAGTAGATGATCATATCCAGCTTGTGATTTCAACGAGTGAACGGGCGATTGCAGAATTCGCGCAAGCTGAAAAACAAAAAAAGCATATTGAGCGCGTATTTAAAAAAACAGTGCAACTAGTTTTCAATGAAGAAGGGCGGATTTAGTATGATGGCTAATATAGAAGAAAAGCGTGTTTCGAACCCAAATTTTCAATCAAACGATGAAGTAGCGAAATTGCAGTTATTAGAAGAAATTGCTAAACCTCAATATTATAATAACCGCGAGCTAAGTTGGTTAGCATTTAATGAGCGTGTATTAGAGGAAGCCGAGGATATTAATAATCCGCTATTAGAGCGCTTGAAGTTTTTAGCGATTTTCAGCTCGAATTTAGATGAATTTTTTATGGTTCGTGTTGCGGGTTTACAAGATCAAATTCGCGCAAACTTCCATAAACCTGAAAATAAATCGGGCTTAACGCCGAAAGAACAGCTAACGAAAATTGCGGAGCGAACACAAGCTTTAGTACGCCGTCAAACAGAAGTTTATCGCCATTTAGTTGATGATTTACTGCCACAGGAAAATGTGCATGTAAGAGATTTAAAACTACTTTCACCCGAGCAAAAAAGTTATATTAATGAATTATTTGAGGAAACGATTTTCCCAGTATTAACGCCAGTAGCAGTAGATGCTTATCGGCCATTCCCAACACTAATAGGACGCACATTAAATTTACTTGTCATGCTAGAAAACAATGGAATAGACAATGAAGGTATGGATAAAGTGGCGATTGTTCAAGTACCATCCGTGCTAGAACGTTTTATTAAAGTGCCTTCAGGGAATAATGAAACGGTGTATGTCTTGCTAGAAGATGTGATTTCTAACAATGTTAATCACTTATTTTTTGGGTATAAAGTGAAGTCAACACAGGCTTTCCGATTAACGCGTAATGCAGATTTAACGATTCACGAGGAAGGGGCACAAGATTTACTCGTTGAAATTGAAAAAGAGTTGAAGAAGCGTAAATGGGGCGTTGGTTCGCGCTTAGAAGTACGTGATGGTGAGATGAATGATGACGTTTTAGACTATTTATTAGATGAATTTGAAATTGAGGAATCGGATGTATTTAAAATTGATGGGCCACTTGATTTAACAGCGATGTTTGGGTTTGTTAAAGCGATTTCAGTTGGTAGAGAACATTTAGAATATGAAAGTTTTATCCCACAACCACCGCAAGACTTACAATCGGATGAAAATATTTTCGAAAAAACATTAATTCAAGATATCTTTTTCCACCATCCATTTGAATCTTTTGTACCGATTGTCGATTTTATTGCGGAGGCAGCAAAAGATCCAAGTGTGTTAGCGATTAAGCAAACATTGTATCGTGTTAGCGGGAATTCACCGATTATTCAGGCTTTAAAGCAAGCTGCTGAAAATGGCAAGCAAGTTACGGTATTAGTCGAATTGAAAGCACGTTTTGATGAAGAAAATAATGTGCACTGGGCAAAACAATTGGAGCAAGCGGGCTGTTTAGTCATTTACGGTATGAATAATTTGAAAACCCACTCTAAAATTACACTAGTAGTACGCCATCGTCATGGAAAAATTGAACGCTTTGTGCATCTAGGAACGGGAAATTACAATGATGCAACGGCTAAAATTTATACCGATATGGGGATTATTACTTCAAATAAGGAATTTGGTATTGATGCGACGAATTTCTTCAATTATTTAAGCGGGTATACAGAAAAGCCAAAATTCCATCATATCGTTGTCGCGCCTTTTGATATTCGCGATGAATTCATTCATTTAATAGATGAAGAGATTACTATGCATAAACAGCATGGCAATGGCTTTATTCGTGCGAAAATGAATTCTTTAACAGACAAGGATTTAATGATGAAGCTGTATGAAGCATCAATAGAAGGGGTGCAAATTGAATTAATTATTCGAGGGATTTGCTGCATTCGCCCAGGAATTGCGGGAATTAGTGAAAACATAACAGTGACGAGTATTGTCGGGCGTTTCCTAGAGCACTCACGTATATTTTGGTTCCATCATAATGGGGAAAATAAAGTGTTTTTATCGTCAGCAGATATGATGACGCGCAATATGATTAAACGTGTGGAAATTTTATTCCCCATCTATTCCCCAGACATAAAAAAACGGATTATGGGCATTATGGAAGCGCAATTAGAGGACAATCAAAAAGCGCGTATTCAAGATTCTAATGGAAAGTATCATTATAAAGAGGATCACAATAGTGACACGCGCATTAACAGCCAAGAAATATTTTTAATCGAGTCTTTAGGGACAATTGTAGAGGAATAAGAAAATCCCATTAAAAAGCGTGTTGCCAATTTGCATCTTAGGCACACGCTTTTTCTAATGAAGCTATTCTTGTTTTCTAAAATTAGAAACCTTTTTCAAATAATGAAGCCCACCGATTAATATAAATGCGCCAAAAAATTTGTACATAAGTGTTTGGAGTGATGCATGTTCAATTGTAATGGTCATAAAAAAGCAGCCTATAAAAATAATAATAAACCCTATGATTGAATTGATAATTTTCATAAGAGTACACCTCCCTCTGAATGAATCTGCCTTCCGATCTTCCTAATGATTTGCTATCGGTATACACCCCCTTAAAAATGAAAAGATGATTTGAAGTACAAATATTCAGAAACTTATAGGTATTTTTTGATTTTTGTAGTAAAATAGGGTAATGAATGGTTGTTCATTTTTGATAAAGGGGGATTTTGATGATGTTACAAAATAAGACGATTATTATTACAGGTGGATCAAGTGGGATGGGTCTTGGTATGGCGAAACAATTTGTAAAAGAAGGTGCGAATGTTGTTATTACAGGTCGCGATGAAGAACGTTTAGCCAATGCAAAACAGGAAATTTTAGCAAATGGTTCAACGATTGAAACATTCCAAATGGATGTACGCGATCCAGACCAAGCGCAGGCAATGGTTGATTTTGCAGTTGAAAAGTTTGGACGAGTAGATAGTTTAGTAAATAATGCAGCTGGGAACTTTTTAGTGCATGCAGAAAAGTTATCACCAAATGGATGGAAAGCAGTTATTGATATTGTATTAAATGGTACTTTTTATTGTTCGTCAGCAGTGGGGCGTTACTGGATTGAAAACGGCATTAAAGGATCCATGTTAAATATGGTGGCTACGTATGCTTGGGGCGCAGGAGCGGGAGTTATCCATTCTGCAGCTGCTAAAGCAGGGGTACTGTCCATTACAAGAACGCTTGCTGTTGAGTGGGGCGGACAATACGGCATTCGCGCTAATGCCATTGCTCCAGGACCAATTGAACGAACAGGTGGCGCGGATAAATTATGGGAGTCTGAAGAACAAGCGAAACGCACAATTAATTCTGTTCCATTACACCGTTTAGGAACACCAGAAGAAATTGCAGATTTGGCTGCGTTTATGCTATCAGACAAGGCAAGTTACTTAAATGGGGAATGTATTACGCTTGATGGCGGATCATGGTTAAATCAATTTCCGTTTTAACTTAATCTAATAGCCCTAAGGAATAATAATAATGGAAATGCCACATACTATTTGTACTGCAAAAGGGGGCGGTTTCAATAGGTATGTGGTTATACCCAACAATTTTTGTATGTGTCATTCTTTGTGTAGTAGGCTACTGGCTTACTGTACGAGTTGGCCACGGTATTGAGGAAAGTGGGCAAGAACGAGATTCGGATATTCCAGAGCCAATTATGGAGCATCCCTTTTTATTGAATCCAATAATTTTGTCGTACATCATTTTTGGTTTATTTACAGGATCGATTATCTTTTATTATTGGGCAAAAGGTTGATAAAACATACGTAACAAGACGGGAGATCCTTTTCGTTTTGTTGCGTTTTTCTTTTGAAGAGCATGGTATGAACTAGTACCTTACTCATTTT is part of the Solibacillus sp. FSL K6-1523 genome and harbors:
- a CDS encoding RNA degradosome polyphosphate kinase, with the translated sequence MMANIEEKRVSNPNFQSNDEVAKLQLLEEIAKPQYYNNRELSWLAFNERVLEEAEDINNPLLERLKFLAIFSSNLDEFFMVRVAGLQDQIRANFHKPENKSGLTPKEQLTKIAERTQALVRRQTEVYRHLVDDLLPQENVHVRDLKLLSPEQKSYINELFEETIFPVLTPVAVDAYRPFPTLIGRTLNLLVMLENNGIDNEGMDKVAIVQVPSVLERFIKVPSGNNETVYVLLEDVISNNVNHLFFGYKVKSTQAFRLTRNADLTIHEEGAQDLLVEIEKELKKRKWGVGSRLEVRDGEMNDDVLDYLLDEFEIEESDVFKIDGPLDLTAMFGFVKAISVGREHLEYESFIPQPPQDLQSDENIFEKTLIQDIFFHHPFESFVPIVDFIAEAAKDPSVLAIKQTLYRVSGNSPIIQALKQAAENGKQVTVLVELKARFDEENNVHWAKQLEQAGCLVIYGMNNLKTHSKITLVVRHRHGKIERFVHLGTGNYNDATAKIYTDMGIITSNKEFGIDATNFFNYLSGYTEKPKFHHIVVAPFDIRDEFIHLIDEEITMHKQHGNGFIRAKMNSLTDKDLMMKLYEASIEGVQIELIIRGICCIRPGIAGISENITVTSIVGRFLEHSRIFWFHHNGENKVFLSSADMMTRNMIKRVEILFPIYSPDIKKRIMGIMEAQLEDNQKARIQDSNGKYHYKEDHNSDTRINSQEIFLIESLGTIVEE
- the fadH gene encoding 2,4-dienoyl-CoA reductase yields the protein MLQNKTIIITGGSSGMGLGMAKQFVKEGANVVITGRDEERLANAKQEILANGSTIETFQMDVRDPDQAQAMVDFAVEKFGRVDSLVNNAAGNFLVHAEKLSPNGWKAVIDIVLNGTFYCSSAVGRYWIENGIKGSMLNMVATYAWGAGAGVIHSAAAKAGVLSITRTLAVEWGGQYGIRANAIAPGPIERTGGADKLWESEEQAKRTINSVPLHRLGTPEEIADLAAFMLSDKASYLNGECITLDGGSWLNQFPF
- a CDS encoding short-chain dehydrogenase; translation: MWLYPTIFVCVILCVVGYWLTVRVGHGIEESGQERDSDIPEPIMEHPFLLNPIILSYIIFGLFTGSIIFYYWAKG